The Thermasporomyces composti region ACCACCCTGCGAGCGCCAGCCGATGACGAGCGCGATGGCGGCCAGGATCACCAGATCGAGGCCCGCGTGCAGCACGTCGGAGACCCCGCGTCCGGTCACCACGGCCGAGTCGGCCATCGGCATCGAGCGGAACCGGTCGGTGACCCCCCGCTCCTTGTCGACCGCGACGGCCATGGCGGTGTTCATGAACCCGAAGGCCATCGTCATGGTGAACATGCCCGGCATGGCGTACGCCGTGTAGTCGGCGCCGCCTCCGATGTCCATCGCGCTGCCGAACACGTAGACGAACAGCAGCACCGAGACGATGGGGAAGCCGAGCTGCCAGGCGATGAGCGACGGCTGCGCGACGAGGTGAGTGAGGTCGCGACGGACGATCGTCCAGCAGTCCACGACAGCCCACGAGGCACGGCGTCCCAGGCTGTCGGGTTCGGTGGTCGACGGATTGGCGGTCGATGTGGTCACGCGCGTGCACCTTCCTGAGTGGCGGTTGCGGATGGCGACGTGTTCGGGTCGGCCTGGTGACCGGTGAGCTGGAGGAAGACCTCGTCGAGGGTCGGTCGGCGCAGACCCAGGTCTTGGACGTCGATGCCCGCCTCCTGCACACGGCGGGCGACCTCGGCGACGGCGTGGACCCGGTCGGTCGCGGGTGCGTGAACCCGCAGCTCGTCGCTGTCGACCTGGGGTTCGGCGCCATTGGAGACCTCCGCGAGCAGCTTGGCGGCGGCGGGCAGGTCGGCCGGGTCGGTGACGACGACCTCGATGCGGTCGCCTCCGATGGCGCGTTTGAGCCCGGCCGGGGTGTCCTCGATGACGGTCCGGCCGCGGTCGATCACGGCGATGCGGTCGGACAGCTTGTCAGCCTCGTCGAGGTAGTGGGTCGTCAAGAGGACCGTCGTGCCCTCGGCGGCGAGACGTCGGACCGCCTCCCACACCTCGATGCGACCCCGCGGGTCGAGACCGGTCGTCGGCTCGTCCAGGAACAGCACCTCTGGCGCCAGGATCATGCTGGACGCCAGGTCGAGGCGACGCCGCATGCCTCCGGAGAACGTCTTGGGGCGCGCGTCGGCGACGTCCTCCAGGTTGAACTGCCGCAACAGCTCTTCGGCGCGCTGCTTGGCTCGATGGGAGTCGAGGTGGAAGAGCCGGCCGAACATGACGAGGTTCTGCCTGGCGGTGAGGACCTCGTCGACGGCGGCGTTCTGCCCGGTGAGTCCGATCCGACGACGGACCTGACGGGGCTGCGCCGACACGTCGTACCCCGCGACCACGGCTCTCCCTGAGTCCATCCGGGTGAGGGTCGACAGGATCCGCACCGCTGTGGTCTTCCCTGCGCCGTTGGGGCCGAGGAGGCCGTAGACCGTGCCTCGCCGGACGGTCAGGTTGAGCCCGTCCAGCGCCTGGGTCTCGCCGTATCGCTTGGTGACACCCTCGGCTAGCACCGAGTAGTCCGAGTGCATGAACCGTTGCCTTCTGTGTTGGGCATCTCAAGAGCGACGTTTTCGTACACCGTACTACATAGTACGGTGTACGAAAACCTTTCGCGGGAGGTCGAGGCTGATGGCACGGCCGGGCATTCCGGATGGACCGGGCATGAGACCTCCTGGCGGCGCCGAGCACCTCGGCAGGGCCTCGGCGGTCAGCAGGAGCCGCGGTCCCAGGTGCGTGCCGGTCGCGGTTGCGCAGGTCCCGCGCGTGGGCGTTGTGGTCCAGTT contains the following coding sequences:
- a CDS encoding ATP-binding cassette domain-containing protein produces the protein MHSDYSVLAEGVTKRYGETQALDGLNLTVRRGTVYGLLGPNGAGKTTAVRILSTLTRMDSGRAVVAGYDVSAQPRQVRRRIGLTGQNAAVDEVLTARQNLVMFGRLFHLDSHRAKQRAEELLRQFNLEDVADARPKTFSGGMRRRLDLASSMILAPEVLFLDEPTTGLDPRGRIEVWEAVRRLAAEGTTVLLTTHYLDEADKLSDRIAVIDRGRTVIEDTPAGLKRAIGGDRIEVVVTDPADLPAAAKLLAEVSNGAEPQVDSDELRVHAPATDRVHAVAEVARRVQEAGIDVQDLGLRRPTLDEVFLQLTGHQADPNTSPSATATQEGARA
- a CDS encoding ABC transporter permease, giving the protein MTTSTANPSTTEPDSLGRRASWAVVDCWTIVRRDLTHLVAQPSLIAWQLGFPIVSVLLFVYVFGSAMDIGGGADYTAYAMPGMFTMTMAFGFMNTAMAVAVDKERGVTDRFRSMPMADSAVVTGRGVSDVLHAGLDLVILAAIALVIGWRSQGGLLATIAAFGLLLLLRFSLIWVGVYLGLVARSVETVGNLFALAFPFGMISSVFTPPHLMPDWLGVIAMWNPVSATANAIRELFGNPLPTGGAWIEENALLMAVAWPLLITAVFLPLAVRTFRKLSR